One Cucumis sativus cultivar 9930 chromosome 1, Cucumber_9930_V3, whole genome shotgun sequence DNA segment encodes these proteins:
- the LOC101218765 gene encoding IQ domain-containing protein IQM2 — MGAFFTCPLAKYIDKKNGGESESVTVKFINFGDDEVKALQRSTSSDSGDLKPSVIKSVGLQKAELDSSVRLSGRDLEKMTSTEITDIPLQEAELDFVANSPKSNDMESQSSRPENHDGTQAVMDLAATNMEHMAATELQKVYKSFRTRRRLADCAVIAEKSWWKLLNFADLRRSSISFYDIEKHKTAISRWSRARTKAARVGKGLFKNDKAQMLALQHWLEAIDPRHRYGQNLQFYYDKWLYSQSEQPFFYWLDIGEGKGVDLVEECPRVKLQQQCIQYLGPLERTAYEVVVEDGKFIYKQSGELLHITRVDKREKWIFVLSTSKALYVGKKMKGKFHHSSFLAGGATLAAGRLVVENGILQAIWPHSGHYRPTEDNFREFISFLSENNVDLTHVKMSPRDEEGEEDNVLQTQKGSLHVRKGSSEEDWIEQVSGGSDDGVSKIVAAETIGGKSDFQEQLASSTIKTFEPNMPINLRRKLNNLHIRENIEMRSLKYVSELDTETQKKNMLEEENRSYEVGIIPDESVLKRINSHKETKSYQLGKYLSCKWTTGAGPRIGCVRDYPIELQHRALEQVML, encoded by the exons ATGGGGGCTTTCTTTACATGTCCTTTGGCCAAATACATTGATAAGAAAAATGGGGGAGAATCTGAATCTGTTACTGTGAAATTCATCAATTTTGGCGATGATGAAGTAAAAGCTCTTCAGCGATCCACCAGTTCTGATAGTGGAGATTTGAAGCCTTCAGTAATCAAATCGGTGGGTTTGCAGAAGGCGGAGTTAGATTCATCTGTCAGGTTGAGCGGTAGAGATTTGGAGAAGATGACTTCAACAGAGATAACAGATATTCCTCTACAGGAGGCAGAGTTGGATTTTGTTGCTAATAGTCCTAAGAGCAATGACATGGAGAGTCAATCTTCTAGGCCCGAGAATCATGATGGTACCCAAGCTGTTATGGATCTCGCTGCAACAAATATGGAGCACATGGCAGCAACTGAATTACAGAAAGTTTATAAAAGCTTTAGAACAAGGAGAAGGCTGGCTGATTGTGCAGTTATTGCAGAGAAGAGTTG GTGGAAACTCTTGAATTTTGCTGACCTCAGGAGAAGTTCCATATCATTTTATGACATCGAGAAACATAAAACTGCCATTTCACGGTGGTCTCGAGCAAGAACCAAAGCTGCTAGG GTTGGAAAGGGCttgtttaaaaatgacaaagcTCAAATGCTTGCTTTACAACACTGGCTTGAGGCT ATTGATCCACGACATCGTTATGGCCAGAACCTACAGTTTTATTATGATAAATGGCTTTACTCTCAGAGTGAACAACCCTTTTTCTATTG GTTGGATATAGGAGAAGGGAAGGGAGTAGATCTTGTTGAAGAATGCCCTAGAGTGAAACTTCAACAGCAGTGCATTCAGTATTTGGGTCCA TTGGAAAGAACAGCCTATGAAGTTGTTGTGGAGGATGGGAAATTCATTTACAAGCAATCTGGGGAACTACTTCACATCACTAGAGTTGATAAGCGTGAGAAGTGGATATTTGTTCTCAGCACCTCTAAAGCCTTGTAtgttggaaagaaaatgaagggtAAGTTTCACCATTCGAGTTTCTTGGCTGGAGGAGCCACACTTGCTGCCGGGAGATTGGTTGTTGAAAATGGCATCCTACAG GCAATTTGGCCTCATAGTGGTCATTACCGTCCCACAGAAGATAACTTTCGTGAATTTATCTCCTTCCTTTCAGAAAACAACGTTGACCTCACTCATGTGAAG aTGAGTCCACGTGATGAGGAGGGCGAGGAAGACAATGTACTACAAACACAAAAAGGAAGTCTTCATGTTCGAAAAGGCTCGTCAGAGGAGGATTGGATTGAACAAGTGAGTGGTGGTTCGGATGATGGAGTTTCAAAGATTGTTGCTGCAGAAACAATTGGTGGAAAATCAGATTTTCAAGAGCAATTAGCATCGTCAACCATCAAAACATTTGAGCCAAATATGCCAAtcaatttgagaagaaaattaaacaatctTCACATACGAGAAAACATAGAAATGAGATCCTTAAAATATGTTTCGGAGTTGGATACAGAAACTCAGAAGAAAAACATGTTAGAAGAGGAAAATAGAAGTTACGAGGTTGGTATCATCCCTGATGAATCAGTGCTGAAAAGAATAAACTCacacaaagaaacaaaatcatatcaatTGGGAAAGTATCTATCTTGCAAATGGACAACTGGTGCAGGACCTCGAATAGGTTGTGTTCGTGACTATCCAATTGAACTTCAGCACCGAGCATTGGAGCAGGTGATGTTGTAG
- the LOC101218995 gene encoding IQ domain-containing protein IQM2 → MGAFFSCPLAKYIDVENGLESVTVKSISFGDDEVKTPVRSISFNSRDLEPMIMKSVGSGRMTLETSVSFKRRELEKVVSMEAGAVPLEDKLLVVADSPKSKVMENQSPRSENHDGIKMTMDLNPTNPKHIAAMKLQKVYKSFRTRRKLADCAVLVEQSWWKLLDFAELKRSSISFFDIEKHETAISRWARARTRAAKVGKGLSKNDKGQKLALQHWLEAIDPRHRYGHNLQFYYAKWLHCQSGQPFFYWLDIGEGKEVNLVEQCPRLKLQQQCIKYLGPLERVAYEVIVEDGKFMYKLSRELLHTTGVDKHVKWIFVLSTSKALYVGKKQKGKFQHSSFLAGGATSAAGRLVVEDGILKAVWPHSGHYRPTEENFQEFISFLTENNVDLTDVKMSPDDEEENGLQMQKSSLHVRFGSTEEDWAQKFSGGPDDSLGEIMAEEMTGKESDLPDQEMSSTGKLFEQKRSINLSRKLTNLHIPDRGNLIEKLEMENKEMRSEMFVSELDTEAPKKSYLEEEKGSCEVEIIPDESILKRINSHKETKSYQLGRQLSCKWTTGAGPRIGCVRDYPVELQLRALEQVSLSPRKVAARSEFHCSPRIASMLSPRVSRPIDMLHQSNTQTASPLFKGTSAADIGNDS, encoded by the exons ATGGGGGCTTTCTTTTCCTGCCCTTTGGCAAAATACATTGATGTGGAAAATGGGTTAGAATCCGTCACTGTGAAATCCATCAGTTTTGGTGATGATGAAGTAAAAACTCCTGTGCGATCCATTAGTTTCAATAGTAGAGATTTGGAACCTATGATAATGAAATCGGTTGGTTCGGGGAGGATGACATTAGAAACATCTGTTAGCTTCAAAAGAAGAGAGTTGGAGAAGGTGGTTTCAATGGAAGCTGGAGCTGTTCCACTAGAGGACAAATTGCTTGTTGTAGCTGATAGTCCAAAGAGCAAAGTGATGGAGAATCAATCTCCTAGATCAGAGAATCATGATGGGATCAAAATGACGATGGATCTCAATCCAACAAATCCGAAGCATATAGCAGCAATGAAATTGCAGAAAGTTTATAAAAGTTTCAGAACAAGAAGAAAGCTTGCAGATTGTGCAGTTCTTGTAGAGCAAAGCTG GTGGAAACTCTTGGATTTTGCTGAGCTCAAGAGGAGCTCCATATCATTTTTCGACATTGAGAAACACGAAACTGCCATTTCACGGTGGGCTCGAGCAAGAACCAGAGCTGCCAAg GTTGGAAAGGGTTTGTCCAAAAATGATAAAGGTCAGAAGCTTGCTTTACAGCACTGGCTTGAGGCT ATTGATCCACGACATCGTTATGGTCACAACTTGCAGTTCTATTATGCTAAATGGCTTCATTGCCAGAGTGGACAACCCTTTTTCTATTG GTTGGATATAGGTGAAGGAAAGGAAGTAAATCTTGTTGAGCAGTGCCCCAGATTGAAACTTCAACAGCAGTGTATCAAGTACTTGGGTCCA cTGGAAAGAGTAGCCTATGAAGTTATTGTGGAGGATGGGAAGTTCATGTACAAGCTATCCAGGGAACTCCTCCACACGACTGGAGTCGATAAGCATGTGAAGTGGATATTTGTTCTCAGCACCTCTAAAGCCTTGTATGTTGGCAAGAAACAGAAGGGTAAATTTCAGCATTCAAGTTTCTTGGCTGGTGGAGCCACATCAGCTGCTGGAAGATTGGTTGTGGAAGATGGGATCCTAAAG GCAGTTTGGCCTCACAGTGGTCATTACCGTCCCACAGAAGAAAACTTTCAGGAATTTATCTCTTTCCTTACAGAAAACAATGTCGACCTCACTGATGTCAAG ATGAGTCCTGATGATGAGGAAGAAAATGGACTACAAATGCAAAAGAGCAGTCTCCATGTTCGATTTGGCTCAACTGAGGAGGATTGGGCTCAAAAGTTCAGCGGTGGTCCAGATGATAGCCTTGGAGAGATCATGGCTGAAGAAATGACTGGCAAGGAATCAGATTTGCCAGATCAAGAAATGTCATCAACTGGCAAACTGTTCGAACAAAAGAGGTCAATCAACCTGAGTAGAAAATTAACCAATCTTCACATCCCAGATAGGGGTAACCTGATCGAGAAACTCGAGAtggaaaacaaagaaatgagaTCTGAAATGTTTGTTTCGGAGTTAGATACTGAAGCTCCAAAGAAAAGCTATTTagaagaggaaaaaggaaGTTGTGAAGTAGAGATCATCCCTGATGAATCAATACTGAAAAGAATAAACTCacacaaagaaacaaaatcatatcaaCTGGGAAGGCAACTATCTTGCAAATGGACAACAGGTGCTGGTCCCAGAATCGGGTGTGTTCGTGACTATCCAGTCGAACTTCAACTCCGAGCCTTGGAGCAGGTGAGCTTATCACCAAGAAAAGTGGCTGCTCGATCTGAATTTCATTGCTCGCCTCGGATTGCCAGTATGTTGAGCCCAAGGGTATCTAGGCCAATTGATATGCTCCACCAAAGCAATACACAAACTGCTTCTCCTTTGTTCAAGGGAACATCAGCAGCAGACATTGGTAATGACAGTTGA
- the LOC101222313 gene encoding succinate dehydrogenase subunit 6, mitochondrial yields the protein MEDSSSQSFFRKHWEGYKEFWSDRFSILDNYSPYVQRQTPLPSWSSSDVEEFIASDPVHGPVLKTAREAVNFGLTGSVIGAVSTAGVAWKYSRSLHGAGLSFLAGGVFGWTFGQEIANHWYQLYRVDTMAAQVKFMEWWRNKSEGSS from the exons ATGGAAGATTCGTCCTCTCAATCCTTCTTCAGGAAGCACTGGGAAGGCTACAAGGAGTTTTGGTCCGACAGATTCTCCATTCTCGACAACTATAGCCCCTACGTTCAGCGCCAGACCCCTCTTCCTTCATGGTCTTCCTCCGATGTCGAGGAATTTATTGCTTCTGATCCCGTTCATGGCCCCGTT TTGAAAACTGCCAGAGAGGCTGTAAACTTTGGTCTCACAGGAAGTGTTATTGGAGCTGTCTCGACTGCAGGTGTTGCATGGAAATACTCAAGAAGTTTACATG GCGCTGGGCTGTCGTTCCTTGCGGGGGGTGTATTCGGTTGGACTTTTGGCCAAGAGATCGCAAATCATTGGTATCAACTCTACAGGGTGGATACCATGGCTGCACAAGTTAAGTTTATGGAGTGGTGGAGAAACAAGAGTGAGGGAAGTTCTTAA